From Stegostoma tigrinum isolate sSteTig4 chromosome 4, sSteTig4.hap1, whole genome shotgun sequence, a single genomic window includes:
- the extl3 gene encoding exostosin-like 3 yields MLRNGVVGNVGQPCMLRWSNRIRLTWLSFTLFIILVFFPLIAHYYLTTIDNLDDSGPRIFEPRSGNALCEVKHVQDLCRIRESVSEELLQLEAKRQELNSEIAKLNLKIESCKKSIENAKQDLLQLKNVISQTEHSYKELVAQNQPKLSLPIRLLPEKDETNFPLPKSPNSCRLHSCFDYSRCPLTSGFPVYIYPLDQYQFSALIDPLIKQAFLATARTNTYITNNPHVACVYVVLIGELQGPTVLKFTELEKQLHSLPYWRSDGHNHLLINLSRRSQTQNMLYNVSTGRAMVAQSTFYDMQYRPGFDLIPSPLIHAMSEPNFLEIPPQVPVKRKYLFSFQGEKIESLMSSLQEARSFEEEIEGNAPADYDDRIIATLKAVQDSKLDLVLVEFTCKNQPQPALPTEWALCGERDDRLELLKLSTFVLIITPGNSHLIASTGCSMRLFEALEVGAIPVILGEHVRLPYHDTIHWSEAALVVPKPRITEVHFLLRSISDSDLLNMRHQGRFLWETYFSSSDNVLSTILSTMRTRIQIPAAPIPEEPSKEIPHKTGKTAGTDPNMADTGDLDLGPVETEPPYASPKYLRNFTVTIRDTYRAWNTAPGPFHLFPHTPVDPTLPSEAKFLGSGTGFRPIGAGAGGSGKEFQAALGGNVPREQFTVVMLTYEREEVLMNSLERLNGLPYLNKVVVVWNSPKPPSEDLIWPDIGVPIVVVRTEKNSLNNRFLPWDTIETEAILSIDDDAHLRHDEIMFGFRVWREARDRIVGFPGRYHAWDMTHQSWLYNSNYSCELSMVLTGAAFFHKYYAYLYSYIMPQAIRDMVDEYINCEDIAMNFLVSHITRKPPIKVTSRWTFRCPGCPQALSHDDSHFHERHKCINFFVKVYGYMPLLYTQFRVDSVLFKTRLPHDKTKCFKFI; encoded by the exons ATGCTCCGGAACGGAGTTGTTGGGAATGTAGGGCAGCCGTGCATGCTACGATGGTCCAATCGCATCCGGTTGACCTGGCTCAGTTTTACCCTGTTCATCATACTGGTGTTCTTCCCGCTGATTGCCCATtactacctgaccaccatcgacaACCTCGATGACTCTGGCCCTCGGATTTTCGAGCCGCGCTCAGGCAATGCCCTGTGTGAGGTCAAGCACGTGCAAGATCTGTGTCGCATTCGGGAATCGGTCAGCGAGGAACTGTTGCAGCTTGAGGCGAAGCGGCAGGAGCTCAACAGCGAAATTGCCAAACTCAACCTGAAGATTGAGTCCTGCAAGAAGAGCATTGAGAATGCCAAGCAGGACCTGCTGCAGCTCAAAAATGTCATCAGCCAAACTGAGCATTCGTACAAGGAACTGGTGGCACAGAACCAGCCAAAGCTCTCGTTGCCAATTCGCTTGTTGCCAGAGAAAGACGAGACCAACTTCCCATTGCCAAAATCCCCCAACAGTTGCCGCTTGCACTCTTGCTTTGATTACTCCCGGTGTCCGCTCACATCAGgatttcctgtttatatctacCCACTGGATCAGTACCAATTCAGTGCTTTAATTGATCCATTAATCAAACAGGCATTTCTGGCAACTGCTCGAACTAACACCTACATTACAAACAATCCTCATGTTGCCTGTGTCTATGTGGTCTTGATTGGGGAGCTGCAGGGCCCTACAGTACTGAAATTTACTGAGCTTGAAAAGCAATTGCACTCCCTCCCTTATTGGCGGTCAGATGGGCACAATCATCTTCTCATCAACCTGTCTAGGAGATCCCAGACACAGAACATGCTCTACAATGTCAGCACGGGCAGGGCTATGGTTGCCCAGTCTACATTCTATGATATGCAGTATCGTCCTGGCTTTGATCTTATCCCCTCACCGCTCATCCATGCCATGTCCGAACCTAACTTCTTGGAGATACCTCCCCAGGTTCCAGTCAAAAGAAAGTATCTCTTCAGTTTTCAAGGCGAGAAGATCGAGTCGCTCATGTCCAGTTTGCAGGAAGCCCGTTCCTTTGAGGAGGAGATCGAGGGAAATGCTCCAGCCGATTATGATGATAGGATCATTGCTACCTTGAAGGCTGTCCAGGACAGTAAGTTAGACTTGGTTCTTGTAGAGTTCACCTGCAAAAACCAACCTCAGCCTGCCTTGCCTACGGAGTGGGCACTTTGTGGAGAGAGGGATGACAGGTTAGAATTGCTGAAACTTTCCACTTTTGTATTAATTATAACACCAGGGAATAGCCATCTTATTGCTTCCACTGGCTGTTCCATGAGGCTTTTTGAAGCCTTGGAAGTTGGAGCCATCCCAGTAATCCTTGGGGAACATGTGCGGTTACCGTATCATGACACGATACATTGGAGTGAGGCAGCTCTAGTGGTGCCAAAGCCTCGCATAACGGAAGTTCACTTCCTCCTGAGGAGCATCTCTGACAGCGACCTCCTCAACATGAGACATCAAGGTCGTTTCCTATGGGAGACTTACTTTTCCTCCTCGGATAACGTGCTGAGCACCATCCTGTCCACCATGCGAACCAGAATACAAATTCCTGCTGCTCCCATCCCAGAAGAGCCCTCCAAGGAGATCCCTCACAAGACAGGAAAGACTGCAGGCACTGACCCCAACATGGCGGACACTGGAGACCTAGACCTGGGACCCGTTGAGACTGAGCCACCATATGCCTCACCAAAGTACCTGCGAAACTTCACAGTGACCATCCGAGACACTTACAGAGCCTGGAACACTGCCCCGGGACCATTCCATCTTTTTCCGCACACCCCAGTGGACCCCACATTACCCTCTGAAGCCAAGTTCCTTGGGTCCGGGACCGGATTTCGGCCTATAGGTGCAGGAGCTGGAGGCTCTGGGAAAGAGTTCCAAGCTGCACTGGGCGGGAATGTTCCTCGGGAACAGTTTACAGTTGTAATGTTAACCTACGAGCGTGAAGAAGTCCTGATGAACTCTTtggagagactgaatggcctcccttaCTTGAATAAAGTTGTTGTAGTGTGGAATTCTCCCAAGCCACCATCTGAGGACCTTATATGGCCTGACATTGGAGTGCCCATTGTG GTTGTTCGTACAGAGAAGAATAGTTTAAATAATCGTTTCTTACCCTGGGATACTATTGAAACGGAGGCAATTCTTTCAATTGATGATGATGCTCACCTTCGCCATGATGAAATTATGTTTGGCTTTCG GGTTTGGCGGGAGGCCAGAGATCGGATTGTGGGTTTCCCTGGAAGGTACCATGCTTGGGATATGACCCACCAGTCCTGGCTCTACAACTCCAATTATTCCTGTGAACTATCCATGGTGCTGACTGGCGCTGCCTTCTTTCACAAG TACTATGCGTACCTCTACTCCTATATCATGCCGCAGGCCATTCGCGACATGGTGGATGAGTACATTAATTGTGAAGATATTGCCATGAACTTCCTCGTCTCCCACATCACCAGGAAACCACCGATAAAG GTCACATCACGCTGGACTTTCCGCTGCCCAGGATGTCCTCAGGCTCTGTCGCATGATGACTCCCACTTCCATGAAAGACATAAATGCATCAACTTCTTTGTGAAGGTCTACGGGTACATGCCGCTGCTGTACACCCAGTTCCGCGTCGACTCGGTCCTGTTCAAAACACGGCTACCACACGACAAGACCAAGTGTTTCAAATTTATCTGA